The genomic DNA AAATCTCAGAACCATTCTTGAAATGCAGATCAACTATATAACCAAGCCTATTCCAAAGTTGCGCCTTCAACAACTGATCCATCAAAAGTTAAATAAAAACAAAGATTTTCACATAGAAGAGGGAGTTTACTACATAAAAAAGGGCAGCAGTGGCAGTTGGGCCAGGCTTGAAGTTAACGATCGATTTTTAAAATTGGACTCAAAAGGCAGCTATGATGCGGAAACGGAGTTTTTTGAAGTGCTTCGTAAATGTGAATCATCTTTTTTAGCTGTAGACTTGGACCATCACAAGTACGGATGGCTAAAACCTATAAAAGAAAGAAAATCTGTTTAACTCTGGGAAATGTAAATCAAATATTGTATAATTACGTTTGGTTTAGTACACTGTATTTTAGACAACATGAAGGAGGAAATATGGTATGTGGAATCTCATTCTAGTTGGTATACTGGCACTTTTGGCCGGTGTAGCACTAGGATTTTTCATTGCTCGAAAATATATGATGAGCTACTTAAAGAAAAATCCGCCAATTAATGAGCAAATGCTAAAAATGATGATGATGCAGATGGGAATGAAACCGTCACAAAAGAAAATTAATCAAATGATGAACGCCATGAATAAGCAATTGAAATAATTGGACAAGCACAAGTCCTAATAAATAAGGTTTTCTCATTTGATCAAAGCAATTCATTCGAAAAGATGAATGAGAAGAGAATTTAGTGAATCTTTCCCCGATATTTTTTATTTAAAAAATTGTGAA from Bacillus methanolicus MGA3 includes the following:
- a CDS encoding YneF family protein, yielding MWNLILVGILALLAGVALGFFIARKYMMSYLKKNPPINEQMLKMMMMQMGMKPSQKKINQMMNAMNKQLK
- the sirA gene encoding sporulation inhibitor of replication protein SirA, with product MRTYTLYLIEDEFAFHYFGRERMFYQLFKEYECSIGNLRTILEMQINYITKPIPKLRLQQLIHQKLNKNKDFHIEEGVYYIKKGSSGSWARLEVNDRFLKLDSKGSYDAETEFFEVLRKCESSFLAVDLDHHKYGWLKPIKERKSV